One Alligator mississippiensis isolate rAllMis1 chromosome 1, rAllMis1, whole genome shotgun sequence genomic window carries:
- the NDP gene encoding norrin has protein sequence MGNHVLAASISMLSLLAIMGDTDSKTDSSFMIDSDPGRCMRHHYVDSISHPLYKCSSKMVLLARCEGRCSQTSRSEPMVSFSTVLKQPFRSTCHCCRPQTSKLKAMRLRCSGGMRLTATYRYILSCHCEECNS, from the exons ATGGGAAATCATGTACTGGCAGCTTCCATTTCCATGTTATCCCTTCTGGCAATAATGGGAGATACAGACAGTAAAACAGACAGTTCATTCATGATTGACTCTGACCCAGGTCGCTGTATGAGGCACCATTATGTCGATTCGATCAGTCATCCATTGTACAAGTGCAGCTCTAAG ATGGTGCTCCTGGCTCGCTGCGAGGGTCGTTGCAGTCAGACTTCACGCTCTGAGCCAATGGTCTCCTTCAGCACAGTCTTGAAGCAGCCTTTCCGTTCTACTTGTCACTGCTGCCGGCCCCAGACCTCCAAGCTGAAGGCAATGCGATTACGCTGCTCTGGTGGCATGCGGCTTACCGCCACCTACCGCTACATCCTCTCCTGCCACTGTGAAGAGTGCAACTCCTAG